From the genome of Agrococcus sp. ARC_14:
GCGGTGATCGACGGCGTTGCGTATTCGTCCGGCTGGACGAACGCAGGCAACCAGGTGCGACCGTTCGGCGCGATCGGCAACCCGAGCGCGAGCGTCGCGGGCACTGCGCAGCGGCAGATCACCTTCAGTTGGAGCTCTCCCGGCGCCAACGGCCGTGCGCTCACGACCGAGATCAACGTCGACGGCGGCGGATGGCGCACCGTCGAAGCGAACGGCTCCCAGACGGTGAGCGGCGAGCCGGAGTCCTCCCACTCGATCGAGGTGCGCGTGACCACGTCGGCCTTCCAGGCGGGCAACAACCCGCTCCCCGGCCACGGGACGCAACGCACGACCGCGAGTGCGCAGGGTCGGATCCCCGCGCTGCCCGAGCCGAGCCTGACCCTCAGCCGCGGTGGGAACGTGACGGCTCCCAACGGGCAGAACGGCACCAACTACGTGCTGGGCTGGACAGACCTGATCGCCGGGCAGCGGTATCAGTACGAGTGCTACTCCACCTCGAGCGGCCGGTTCCAAAGCGGAGGCTGGACTGCGCCGAGCACGAACGGCTCGACGCCTCGAGACGTCTACACCTTCTGCATGTCGGGCTACGACGGTCAGGGTTGGATGGTGCTCTCGGCCAACGGCAAGAGCTGGGAGACCGGACGGGTGGACTGGCCATGATCAAGAGCTTGACCGAACGAGAGGGACGCCCATGAGCGCATCGATGACCCGTGAGCAGGCGAACTGGTTCGCCGAGACGTTCACCCGACTCGTCGACAACGTCGGCACCGTCGTGCTCGGCAAGGAGGACGTCATCCGCCTCGCCTTCACGGCGATGCTCTCGGAGGGTCACCTGCTGCTCGAGGACGCGCCCGGCACCGGCAAGACGCAGCTGGCGAAGTCGATGGCCGCCACGGTGCAGGGAACGGACCACCGCATCCAGTTCACGCCCGACCTGCTGCCCTCGGACGTCACGGGTGTCACGGTCTACGACCAGAAGACGCAGACCTTCGAGTTCCACAAGGGCCCGATCTTCGCCTCGATCGTGCTCGCCGACGAGATCAACCGTGCGAGCCCGAAGACGCAGTCGGCGCTGCTCGAGGTGATGGAGGAGGGTCGCGTCACCGTCGACGGCACCCCCTACGAGGTCGGCCGCCCGTTCATGGTGATCGCGACGCAGAACCCCATCGAGCAGGCCGGCACGTACCGGCTGCCGGAGGCGCAGCTCGACCGCTTCCTGATGAAGACGTCCATCGGCTACCCGGGTCGCGAGCAGACTGTGCGGATCCTCGCGGGCGCCTCGATCCGCAACGCCTCCGCGGGCGTGCAGCCTGTCATCACGACCGGTGCGATCGCCGAGATGATCGACCTCGCCGCCACCGTGCACGTCGACGAGGCCGTGCTCGACTACGTCGCGCAGCTCTCGGAGCACACGCGCGAGTCGAAGGACACCCGCCTGGGCGTCTCGGTGCGCGGCGCCATGGCGCTCATGCGTGCCGTCAAGGTGTGGGCTGCGGCGAAGGGCCGCGCCTTCGTGCTGCCCGACGACGTCAAGCATCTGGCACAGTTCGTCTGGGCGCACCGCATCGTGATCGACCCGGAGGCCGAGTTCTCCGGCGTCACCGGCGACCGCATCATCGACCGCGCCATCGCCGACGTGGCAGCGCCGCAGGACCGGCAGAACGCTGCATGACGACGGCGCCCGAGCGGGCGACGTCTCTTCCCGCCCCTGACCCCGACACCGGCACCGGCTCGCCGGCGACGGCGACCACCGCATCCGGAACCACCCGGCTGCGGCGCACGGTGCAGCGCGAGCGCACCCCGCTGCAGCGCGCCGTCGACCGGGTGGTCGGCGAGGAGTCGGTCGTCAACGCCTGGACGAGGGCTGCCGTGCGGTGGCTGCGCCGGGTCGTCTGGCCGGCGGTCGAGCCGATCACGGGCTTCGGCTGGGCGGTGCTGATCGGCACGGTCGTCACCCTCGTCGCCGGGATCCTGCTGGGGTGGAAGGAGCTCATCGTCGTCGGGATCGTCGGCGTGCTGCTGCTCGCCGCAGCCATCGGCTTCATCATCGGCCGCAACCGCTACCGCATCGTGCTCGACCTCGCCTACACGCGCGTCGTCGTGGGGGAGCGCGCCCTCGGCCGCATCGAGATCCACGCGGCTGCGCAGAAGCCGCTGCTGCCCGCCACCATCGAGGTGCCGGTCGGCAAGGCGCTCGCCTCGTTCCACCTGCCGCGCATGAAGCCGGGCGACGTGCACGAGGATGTCTTCGCGATCCCCACGAGCCGCCGCACGATCCTGCAGGTCGGCCCCGTGCGCTCGGTACGCGGCGACCCCGTCGGCCTGCTCCGCCGACAGGTGAAGTGGACCGACCCCGTCGAGCTCTTCGTGCATCCGAAGACGGTGCAGCTCGACGAGACCGCACCCGGCCTCATCCGCGACCTCGAGGGCATCACGACCCGCGACCTGACCAACAGCGACATCGCCTTCCACGCGCTGCGCGACTACGTCGCCGGCGATGACCGCCGCTACATCCACTGGAAGTCGTCGGCGCGCACCGGCACGCTCATGGTGCGCCAGTTCGAGCAGACCCGCCGCAGCGTGCTCGCCCTCGGCCTGTCGACCTCGCCAGACGACTACGCCGACCCCGCCGAGTTCGAGACCGCGATCTCCATCCTCGGCTCGCTGGGCCTGCAGGCGGTGCGCGACGAGATGGATGTCGTGGTGCAGACCTCCAAGCAGACCCTGCCCGCCTCGACCGGCAAGCGCCTGCTCGACGCGCTCTCGGGCGTCGAGTGGTCGCCGCGACATGACCGCTTCCTCGACCTCGCCG
Proteins encoded in this window:
- a CDS encoding MoxR family ATPase codes for the protein MSASMTREQANWFAETFTRLVDNVGTVVLGKEDVIRLAFTAMLSEGHLLLEDAPGTGKTQLAKSMAATVQGTDHRIQFTPDLLPSDVTGVTVYDQKTQTFEFHKGPIFASIVLADEINRASPKTQSALLEVMEEGRVTVDGTPYEVGRPFMVIATQNPIEQAGTYRLPEAQLDRFLMKTSIGYPGREQTVRILAGASIRNASAGVQPVITTGAIAEMIDLAATVHVDEAVLDYVAQLSEHTRESKDTRLGVSVRGAMALMRAVKVWAAAKGRAFVLPDDVKHLAQFVWAHRIVIDPEAEFSGVTGDRIIDRAIADVAAPQDRQNAA
- a CDS encoding DUF58 domain-containing protein, translated to MTTAPERATSLPAPDPDTGTGSPATATTASGTTRLRRTVQRERTPLQRAVDRVVGEESVVNAWTRAAVRWLRRVVWPAVEPITGFGWAVLIGTVVTLVAGILLGWKELIVVGIVGVLLLAAAIGFIIGRNRYRIVLDLAYTRVVVGERALGRIEIHAAAQKPLLPATIEVPVGKALASFHLPRMKPGDVHEDVFAIPTSRRTILQVGPVRSVRGDPVGLLRRQVKWTDPVELFVHPKTVQLDETAPGLIRDLEGITTRDLTNSDIAFHALRDYVAGDDRRYIHWKSSARTGTLMVRQFEQTRRSVLALGLSTSPDDYADPAEFETAISILGSLGLQAVRDEMDVVVQTSKQTLPASTGKRLLDALSGVEWSPRHDRFLDLAATIAQQHGGASVIMLHAGANVEPALVRRARTLLPAQARVIVFTVVKDAKTRLQPIGDTALATIGSVSDLPRVMRGVALQ